From the Mus musculus strain C57BL/6J chromosome 10, GRCm38.p6 C57BL/6J genome, the window GGAAGATCAAAGAGAGAATCATTCCCAGCTCCTGGGTTCCTCCTGGAAAGTCCTCCCTGAGTTTCAGCtttcctccccagcctcccttcccagcctccctccccagcctctctccccagactgcctcctcagcctccctccccagcctgcctccccagccttcctcctcagcctccctccccagccttcctcctgagcctccctcctcagccttcctcctcagcctgcctccccagccttcctccccagcctgcctccccagcctccttccccagcctgcctcctcagcctgcctccccagcctgcctcctcagcctgcctcctcagcctgcctccccagccttcctccccagcctccctccccagcctgcctcctcagcctccctccccagcctccctccccagcctgcctcctcagcctccctccccagcctgcctcctcagcctccctccccagcctgcctcctcagcctccctctccagcctgcctcctcagccttcctccccagcctccctccccagcctccctccccagccttcctcctcagcctgcctcctcagcctccctccccagcctgcctccccagcctgcctcctcagcctgcctccccagccttcctccccagcctccctccccagcctgcctcctcagcctccctccccagcctgcctcctcagcctccctccccagcctgcctcctcagcctccctctccagcctgcctcctcagccttcctccccagcctccctccccagcctccctccccagccttcctcctcagcctgcctcctcagcctccctccccagcctgcctccccagTCTCCTCCCTAGCCTGCCTCCTcaacctccctccccaccctgcctcctcagcctccctcctcagtctccctccccagcctccctccccagcttgcctcctcagcctccctccccagcctccctcctCAGCCTCCACTCTACAGCCTCACTTTCCAGAGGATGCTGAGAACAGGCTAGCTCAGCAGAGGAGCCTGAGGCCCCACAGGGGTCCCTGATGTGGGTCTGGTCTGGGTGTGACTCCTTTATGCTCTGGGAACACATGGAGGACAGAATCTGAGAGCACAGCCTGGAATTTAGGCCTGGAAGGGACAGAACTGAGCTGAGGCTGTGCtgtcacttcacacacacacacacacacacacacacacacacacacacacacacacacacggggcttTCTCCCACAGGTCTTCAGCTGAGAGAGAGGCACCTGCTCTAGGAAGCAGGTGATTGgaatgtgcctcagtttccctataggtagaacaaccaAGAGGTTGCCTTGTGCCCTTGCCAGTCTGCAGCCTCCTGGGAGTGAAAGGAGAGGGGATACAGGGTTTGTCACAGTGATGGTGACACAGCTGAGACTGGAGCTTgctggaaagggggaagaagggaggaggagaaaggagggagggggaggagataggggaggagggagggaaggggagccaAAGGGTAAGAGGAGAGAGCTGAGGACAGGCCTGGGAGGAGGTGACATGGGTCCCCAGACCCTCATCATGCACTATCCCTGCTTTCCTAGTGGGAAAAACTGAGGTGGAGTGAAAGGGCTGCAGCCCGTGGCTGTGCCGGTGCCATGCCGGTGCCACCCCCGCACCCTGCAGCCCCCACCCTGTGGCTGTGGCTCTTGGGTGCTTACAGGGCACCCTGAGCTGGGGCTCCAGcagattcccctggagctgagCCTCCACCTGACAGCTCAGGTCCCAGCCAGCCTGGCTTCAGtacaggctgtcctctgagtgaTGGGGGCGGAAATGCCAGCCAGGTCCCCGGGAGGGGACCACTGCTTAACCAGGACAGGTGTTATACACCCAGGAACAAGGCCAGCTGGTCTTCTCAGAACTAGTATCTTGTCACTATGGCCAACCCAGACATCCCTGTGGGTCAATGAGACTTAACTCCAGGCCACCCAGACAGAGTCAACCCCCTACCCGTTGGCCTCCCAGACACCAAGGCCAACAGCATTGAGAGCCTGGCTTCCTGTGTACCCCACCTGAGTCTAGTTCCTGGCTTTATCTCATTGACTCACTCAACAAACAATTTCTAATGACTGCCCAGAAGGTCCCTGTTCTCAGACTTCCTCTTCCAATGTAGCCCCTTCCCTGGACCCAAACTCCTATATACCCTACAAAACCCAGCCACTGGGACCCCTAGCTCCAGAAAGTGGGGGGGGGAACCCTGCTGTTCTAGTGctgatgggggttggggagaatTGGGGAGGGTCTTTATTTATCTTCCTTCCCCAgccagggaggaggggaagaagcccATTATGTCCAATGGGTGCCCGGCTCCCTAACTccactctgcaagagcagttccTTCCCCACCGAGCCTAAAACTCAAGCCGGCGGGGAGACAGAGGTAGAAGCCTTGCCAAGCTGAGCGAAATGTCTGTCTGGCAAGGAGCTGTCTTCCTTCCACACCCGCTGGACCAGCGGAAAGGGCCAGGGGTGTGTTCTGATAAATGACGCGTTAATGGCGCGTTCCAGCCGGGCCTCACCCTCTGCCTCTAGCCAAGATGTTGAGGCTTGGAGCCAGAAGCCATTCTGGGTGACCCACGTGCGCCTGGCCCAGAAAGCCTCGCTCGGGTTGGAGCTCCTCCAGGCCTCCCGGGCCACAGAGGGACACTTCAGGGTGTCTTTTCCACAAGAAACCCTGGAGGGGCTTAGTCGCCCGTGGCCGCTGCAAATCTATTACGCGGCGCCCAGACCCCGGACCCGCGCTGTCACTGAGGGCAGGATGCAGGGCAGAAAGGAATAGACGCTTTGCGTTAATAAGCTCCAGGGAGCCTGcgttccctgtgtgtgtgtgtgtccgtgtgtccgtgtgtccgtgtgtgtgtgtgtgtgtgtgtgtgtgtgtccgcgtCTCCTCATCCCGCGCAGCACGTATTCCGGGCCATGGCTTTGCACCCTGCTCCAGGGTTTCCGCGGTCAACCCCAGAGTGGAAGGCATCCAGGAGGCCCCTACCTGTCGCTTCTCCagtcctccagcaggccccaagTCATGCCCTGGTCCTTCTGGCCTCAGtcacactctcactctctctctctctctctctctctctctctctctctctctctctctctcaggacagTTCATTTTCCCTACAGCGCAGGGTGGAGAAATTGGGGAGGGAGCGGCGGAATCCCCAGATCTGGTCCAAAGGCGACTTTGAATCCTGCGAGCCAACCCATCCAGTGCAACTCAACTCTAAAGTGTCCAGAGCAAGGATGGGGGCCAGCAccagctacaggagaccctgtcggagaggaggagggggaggaacgGCAAAAAGGCAAGGAAGGGCGCAGCAGGTGGCTTAGAGAACAGCAGTGGACCCTCCCTACTCTGGGGTCCCCCAGCCAGAGTGAGTGGCTGCTCTCAGGGCAGGAAACCGAATCAGGACAGGGTAGTGGGCTGTTGGAGTTCCTTCCTCTCATTGCGCCCTGGAACTTGAGCGGTCGAGGGTGCAGTGACGCCCGACATCCTTGCTGGTGCTCACGCAGGCCCCGCGGCCCGCTGCAAACAAGCGGGTGTTTGCGCAGCGCGCGGCCCAGAGCGATGGGGATTCGATGGAGACGCGGGGCCGTCGGGGATCGATCGGGCACAACTGTCGCGGAACAGCCCCGCGGAGCTGCCAGGAGCGAAGCAGTCACAGGCCCGGGGCCGTGCAGGCATCTCGGGGTGCGGCGTACTCTCCTGCAACCCCACACCCGACAGAGACCCCTGGGACTACCCAAGCTGGACACCGCTTCTCTGTCTACCAGGGGAGAACTGGAAGCTGTGGGATGTGGCGAATTCAGATCTGTGGCGCCTGCAGATTTGGGGGAGGCTGGAATGAAGGTAGCAGTCGCTAGAATTTCTatgaaccaccaccaccccaccccacccaccggCGAGAAGAAAGGACTTGACTTAAAACTCTCATTTCGGTGGGCAATAAACAGTGGCCTGTCGGGAGAGGCTAGGGTGCACCCGCCTCAAAGGAACAGCTTTAAGCATCTAAAGACCCCAAATCAATTTTTTTAGCTAAAATGAGAAGCGAAAACGAGGACATTGGTGAGGTCAAACTGGCGGAGGGccagagcggggggggggggggtgggggggggtgggggggtaatcTGTTCCAGCCCCGCCTTCAGGGCGCTTCTGGGGTGGATGAAGGCGACTGAGGGTTCCTGCGAAGCCCGTGCAGGTCCCCAACGTCGCTGTCGCTTGTACTTGCTATCCCGACCCTCACAGCCCTCAGGTTAACTGGGCCTCAGATTTCTCTCAAATGTGGGCTTAGCACAGAGACGGAGAATATTAGCCAGGCGCAGCCCAGCACGTTTGGAGACCCCAGAGGCAGCCAAGGGGCTCCTGGACTCCATCCCTGATTTTCCCAGAGGGGATACTGAGGTCGACTGAGAGGTTCTCTGAGTTGGCCTAGGTCCCCACGGGGATAAATATGGGGGATGCCCTGCCCCACTCCAGCTCACCCCTCCTCCACCCTCAATTTGCTAATGACCCAAGATCGATCTGGCCCCAGTCACCGGTTCGCCCGTGGCCCCGCTCAATTCTATTTCACTAATTACTAAAGTGGGGGAGGCCAGTTCTTGGGGCTCAGGGGGCACAGTCCGTTTCCTAGGGACCCCTAGGTTTTTACTCCATCTCTCAGTGGGACCGCAGACCTCGTGGAGATCCAGCTCTTCATGCCCAGAAGACTCAAGCACAGGCTGCACATGCCGGGAGAAGCCCTGTCTAAGTCTGGACAGTCTGCAAGGGAGTGTGTGGCACCTGAGGTTGCTCTTGTTCAAGAGAAAAGGGAGTCCCCTCATCTCAAAGCCCCcagcttcctctctttttcttcaaAATGGATTCTCCgctcatgggggaggggggctatagatatcatttgaaacaaaaaaaatgaaggcagGGGACTGCATCATCCCAACCCTCTGCCCAGGAATCCCGGGGTGGCTGGTATTTGAAAGGGTTTATGgtcatcttttgtttttctgtttttaaacacCCAGTCAACCCCTGTAGCTCTTTGCTTTCTAGAGCTCTGAATGCTATCGGTTGACGGTGGTGGATTGATTTCCACACCCCAcgattatttttaattatctgtgATGTTGTAGGATAGACTTGGGGACTGCAGACTTGACTCTGATCCTGGCCATAGCAACTGTCCCCAGCTCTTTGTCACTGGGGAGGAAACCCCAGTGGTGCAACAGACACTCTGTGTGCCTCAGTTCCTCTATCTGGAAGATGGCTGTGGCCCCAAATTGTCCAGGCTCCCCAAATCAGAAGACCCCAAGGCTTCTGCCCCTTGGGGGAGATGGATGGGTAAAAGTACCCACTCCTGCAAGCTTCACCCTAATGGCCCCCTCTGCAGTCTTTACTCCCcactatccccacccccacccccaaccaggaGACCAAGATGGCAACAGGCAAGAAGTGATAGGCTCTGGATCTCTTCCCTCTCTAGGACTGTTAAACAGCTGGAGCTTAATAAATGCTGACTTGTTCACATTGAAACAGTCCCTTCAGCCCTGTCCACCCAAGGATTTGGGAGAGGGACCTCTGTGTACCCCCCCCCTTAATGGCTCATATACAATGCCACTCACTTTCCTCCAAGATCCtcttctctgggggggggggggcagcatgaAAGGGGAAAATGAGGAACAGAAAAGGATCTGTGCAGCCCCGGGCATGGACCACCACGCCTGTCACACAGCCAGTGCACTGTGGACATCAGAttcttggtttgctttgtttccaGCCTGATAGCCCAAGCCATTGGTGGGGGCATCCCTTGAGTGAGCGTCAGAGCCCATGGGTGACTCAAGCTCCAGAACAAATGCCAATAACCCTCCCTGGCAGTGAGCAGGGCAAGGGAGGCAGGGGCTGAGGCTGAGTGAAGACACCCTCCTAACACAAGGTCCCCCCAGAGTCTGGCATGGCCACCCTGGTAATCGGTAATCTCTTCTCCACAAACCCAAGGGGTCTTGTTCCCAGGTGCTTTGTGCCTGTAGGGTGCCATCCATGTACCCCTTCTGTCCCCCTTCACTGTCTGCAggtgggaaagggagagagagagagagagagagagagagagagagagagagagagagagagagagagagagatcctaggCTAGCTATctcagtctgaaaaaaaaaaaaaaaccccaaacccaagcTGGTCTAGAGATGACCAGTCTCAGACAAGACATCCTTAGACCCCAGAGATATTGGGGACAGGAAGTAGCCAATTACACGGGACTTAGGAGGaattttcccctctctcttccccccctctctgTCATCTTTTCcatgtgtagccctgactgtccttgaatccagttctgtagaccaggctgaccttgaactcagaaatccacctgcctctgcctcccaagtgccgagattaaaggcatgtgccactacaccggACCTTGGAGGAATTTATGTTTGCTTTGATGCAAAGACTCACTATAAAGCCCTTGCCTGactggaacttgctacatagaccaggctagcctccaaattaacgatccacctgcctctgtcttcccaatCCTGGGCCTAAAAACCACTAAAGTCCCTGTTAAGAAAGATTTCTGCAGGGCAATTACATTGCACAATTGAAGAAACAGAGGCCCAAATGCCCAAATGCCTGCTTTTCCTTGTGCTTGAGGCCAATGTGTGATTGTTCTGGGGACCTACTAATAGCCCCACTTCATCCCAAAAGAGGTTTTGAAATCTTTGTGTGCATACGGGGAAAACAGCCCATCTTTCTGAGAGTGTCAACAGAGTTGGGGGGCGTTTGTAGCCACACTTCAGGAACTGGGGGCGGGTAGGGGCAGAAGGGGGAATGTACAGGACAGAGAATCAAAGACGCTGatatgagaacacacacacacactcactcacactcacacagagcCAGGACTAGCGGTCCCCCACCCCAATCCCTCAGGTTCTTCTCAGGGCAAGGAGAATGGGGAGACCCAAGAAGCCAGCCTGGTGCTCCAAGGGGTTTGGCGGGTGCAGGCGGAGCGATGGGCGGGGGCGCTGACGTCAGACCCGGGCCGGGGCGCCGGCGGCGGCCGCCCCGCCACATCCTGGTGGCCGCTGCTCGCAGCAGCCGAAGCCGAGCGAGAGCACTGAACAAGCGGGACAGTAGCAGCCGCCGCCACCAGGAGCGTCGGCCAGTGCGTGGGGACCATGCTGCGGCCTTGAGCACACACGAAGAGGACACCCAGGATGGAGTTGAGCTTGGAGAGCCTCGGGGGGCTGCACGGGGTGACACACGCGCAAGCCGGCGAGCTGCTGAGCCCGGGCCACGCGCGCTCCGCCGCGGCCCAACACCGAAGCCTAGTGGCATCGGGGCGCCCAGGCCTGGTGGCCGGCATGGCTAGCCTGCTGGACGGTGGTGGCGCCGGGGGCGGGGGCGCCGGGGGCGCGGGGGCTGCAGGGGCCGCGGGTGGTGGCCCTGACTTCCGTGGGGAGCTGGCTGGCCCCCTGCACCCGGCCATGGGTATGGCGTGCGAGGCCCCAGGTTTGGGTGGCACCTACACCACGCTCACGCCCTTGCAGCACCTGCCGCCGCTGGCCGCCGTGGCCGATAAGTTCCACCAGCACGCGGTGGCTGGGGCGCACGGAGGCCATCCACACGCTCACCCTCACCCGGCCACCGCGCCGCCACCGCCCCCTCCGCAGCGCCTGGCGGCCAGCGTGAGCGGCAGCTTCACCCTCATGCGCGACGAGCGGGCGGCGCTGGCCTCGGTGGGCCACCTCTACGGGCCTTATGGCAAGGAGCTGCCCACCATGGGGTCGCCACTGTCGCCGCTGCCCAGCGCGCTGCCCCCCGCTCTGCACAGCGCcccgcagccgccgccgccgccaccgctcGCCGCTTACGGGGCTCCGGGCCACCTGGCCGGGGACAAACTACTGCCACCTGCCGCCTTCGAGCCACACGCGGCGCTTCTGGGGCGCGCAGAGGACGCGCTGGCCCGAGGGCTGCCtggaggcggcggcggcgcgggAGGCGGCGGGGCGGCCGGCGGGGCGGCCGCGGGTTTGCTGGCTCCGCTGGGCGGGCTGGCTGCGGCCGGGGCGCACGGGCCTCACTCAGGCGGCGGTGGCCCCGGAGGGGGCGGTGGCGctggcggcggcagcggcggcccGGGAGCCGGCGCTGCAGCCGAAGAGATCAACACCAAAGAGGTGGCCCAGCGCATCACCGCCGAGCTGAAGCGCTACAGCATCCCGCAGGCCATCTTCGCGCAGCGCATCCTGTGCCGCTCGCAGGGCACGCTCTCCGACCTGCTGCGCAACCCGAAGCCCTGGAGCAAGCTCAAATCCGGCCGCGAGACCTTCCGCAGGATGTGGAAGTGGCTGCAGGAGCCGGAGTTCCAGCGCATGTCGGCGCTGCGCCTGGCAGGTAGGGACAAGGGCCCCTGAGGCTCGATCCTGGGGGACATGGTTGGCACAGGATGAAGGACCTTGGCTAGTGCGTCCTGCCAGCCTAGAGGGGGGAAACTGTAGCCTCTGAGGCTGACCCGGGGTCTGCATCGCCGAGTGTCACTAATAGAAAGAGGGCAAATACAATTATTGTTTCCGTCCCTATTCTTTTAGGGACTGTGTAGGGTGTCTAGTGTCTTTGAGGCTGATGTAGACATAGGGTGCTAAACTAAAACAGCCCTCGCGTGGCTCCGTGTGTGCGCGTGTATGCGCGCGTCTGTAGCACGTTCCTTGGGTTCACGATCCCCTGCGATCAGAGGTGCCACTCCCCTCGTCCCCAAACATCCTGCAAGAGGGACCAAAGGCGCCCTCTCTCCACCCAGTCACAAAGCTCTAGGTGCTGACTAGACTCAGCCAAGGCCTGGCCACCGCTCTGCCCCCAgccccagcaccaccaccaccaccgagcTCTCTTCCTATGCAGCTCAGCCTCTGCCGACGATCGATCCGCTAgtcccccatccctcccccctCTGGCCGTTGGCAAAGGTCATTTGagattgggggaggggcagccctTGGGACCCTGGGCTCAGTGGCATCCACCAGAGGccttcacacccccccccccccgtggctcCCAGGGCCTCACTCCCTCCTGTTTTCCTGTCCCCCCTTTCTACTTCTCTCCACGGGGACAAATTGCTGTCCCTCTCTTCGAGCTGCCTCTTCGGTACCCAGTCCAGTctctctttattcttttcttctcttgcgCCTTGCCTGAGTCTCTCCCACACACAGAAGCATGCGAGCCAGCCCCTGGGGGACCCGTTGTCTCCTCCTTTGGTCTAACCTGTCCCCTCCCACCCCAGCGAGGAATGTGGGGGTGTGCCATAGACCCTACATCCTCCGTGATTGGGAAGGGGTGTCAGGAGGCCGGTGGTCTGGGCAGAGCGTTTTTTCTATGGCGTAGTGGGGAGGGGGCTGTGCACCCCGTTCCAGGGACAATAGCGGTTTCCAGAGCCTCATCGATCCCTCTGCATACAAACACAGAGAGGGGCGGGGCAGCCGGGACTCAAGAGAGGCGCCCCTAAGGCAGGAGCTGAGAACTGGGTTGACTGTACCCCTCAGACCACACTACAAGCCTGTGTGGGGTGCAGAGAAGCAGGGGCCCCTGGGCGTAGCGGGGGGGTAGATAGACGTGGGTTTGGTTGGAGCCTGTGCTACTTGCTCTATCTGTGGATTCTAAGCCCACTGTGCAggctggcacacacacagacccacttTAGTTTCCCCTTCCTCTGGAGTCTTTAGTGGGATAACTCAGTGATGAGATGCGCCCTGTCTTTGGGCTTTTGGGGCCATGCATTCCTGGGGGGTGGGCAGGTGGCACTGGAAGACATtaggataaacacacacacaggtttatcTGAAGAGCCCTGTTGCTAGTGAGGGACACAAGGACACCTGCCCCAGAACACAGCCCctatcctgtcctgtcctgtcttgTCCATGGTTCTCCTCGGGTAGTGTGCCCCCGATCCACTGTCTCCAGGTGATCTGGTGCTCTGTGGATTCTAAGACCAAGACCTCCCCTCCTGGACATACAACCATTGTGTACCCCAAATCCATGCCACTCGCCTGTCACCTGCACGAGTGACGTTCCAATTGCTCTCCTGTGGACACAAAAGGCGGACACACCACAGAACTGCTGGACAACACATGGGCCCAGGGTCCCAGATTCTGTAAGGCCATCAGCCCTCCGTGTCCCACTTGAAGCAAGAGGTTAGCCATTCCAAAGGGAGCCACGGTCAGACTGGCTTCTTGTCTCTCAAAGCTCTGGTGACCAGCATCTCTCCCTAAGACTGTTACAGGATGACTGTGTCACTTCTAAAAGTGTGGCCACCTCAGGGGAGCACAGAGTCGGGTAAAAAATGAGATACCTGGCCTGTTCCAGATCAGCCTTGGAGCCGAGGCTGTCACGCTGTGACCCAGCGCTCCAGGTCCCTTCTCTGTCTTCATCTTCAGACTCCGCTGGAGTCAGAAGTGGCAGCCGGGGTCATTAGGCTCGAGCCAGGCCTTTAGTTCTGGTCCCCGCAC encodes:
- the Onecut3 gene encoding one cut domain family member 3, coding for MELSLESLGGLHGVTHAQAGELLSPGHARSAAAQHRSLVASGRPGLVAGMASLLDGGGAGGGGAGGAGAAGAAGGGPDFRGELAGPLHPAMGMACEAPGLGGTYTTLTPLQHLPPLAAVADKFHQHAVAGAHGGHPHAHPHPATAPPPPPPQRLAASVSGSFTLMRDERAALASVGHLYGPYGKELPTMGSPLSPLPSALPPALHSAPQPPPPPPLAAYGAPGHLAGDKLLPPAAFEPHAALLGRAEDALARGLPGGGGGAGGGGAAGGAAAGLLAPLGGLAAAGAHGPHSGGGGPGGGGGAGGGSGGPGAGAAAEEINTKEVAQRITAELKRYSIPQAIFAQRILCRSQGTLSDLLRNPKPWSKLKSGRETFRRMWKWLQEPEFQRMSALRLAACKRKEQDQQKERALQPKKQRLVFTDLQRRTLIAIFKENKRPSKEMQATISQQLGLELNTVSNFFMNARRRCMNRWAEEPGATPGTGTATATFSKA